A portion of the Vreelandella subglaciescola genome contains these proteins:
- a CDS encoding patatin-like phospholipase family protein: MNLKVSSGGCKVALVLGSGGARGYAHIGVIDALEARGFEIISISGCSMGAVVGGIYAAGKLPEYRDWVCELDYLDVLRLVDVTWSPMGAMRANKVMEKLDSLIHGIQLEDLSIPVTTVATDMIRQREVWFQHGSLLRAIRASIAVPGVITPFTLGEQVLVDGGLLNPLPMMPALAAHKADIVIAVNATAHSPQPVTLEEMLPAEEMPAQRIANTDASDETGGRWMRDARAATQRLWEGLGSLAGDKNDADAPGPEERGKHEWGKLDMILQSFDITQAALAKYKIAGYPPDVLIEVPKTVCSAYEFHRANELIRLGRHLADEALERYLGAAARRISPCADAPDADSASEDAEDDTVR; this comes from the coding sequence ATGAACCTGAAAGTGAGCAGTGGCGGGTGCAAAGTCGCACTGGTGCTGGGCAGCGGCGGGGCGCGGGGCTATGCACATATCGGCGTGATCGACGCGCTGGAAGCCCGCGGTTTTGAGATCATCTCGATCTCGGGCTGCTCCATGGGCGCCGTGGTTGGCGGCATTTACGCGGCGGGAAAGCTGCCCGAGTACCGTGACTGGGTGTGCGAGCTCGACTACCTTGATGTGCTCAGGCTGGTCGATGTGACCTGGAGCCCCATGGGCGCAATGCGCGCCAACAAGGTGATGGAAAAACTCGATTCCCTGATCCACGGTATTCAGCTGGAAGATCTGTCGATTCCGGTGACCACGGTGGCCACCGACATGATTCGCCAGCGTGAGGTGTGGTTTCAGCACGGCTCGCTGCTGCGCGCCATTCGCGCCTCCATCGCCGTGCCCGGGGTGATTACGCCGTTCACGCTGGGTGAGCAGGTGCTGGTGGATGGCGGGCTCTTGAACCCGCTACCGATGATGCCGGCACTGGCCGCGCACAAGGCGGATATCGTGATCGCCGTCAACGCGACAGCCCACAGTCCCCAGCCGGTCACGCTGGAAGAAATGCTGCCCGCCGAGGAAATGCCGGCCCAGCGGATTGCCAACACAGATGCAAGTGATGAAACCGGAGGCCGCTGGATGCGCGACGCAAGAGCCGCCACGCAGCGTTTGTGGGAGGGGCTGGGTAGCCTGGCGGGAGATAAAAACGACGCCGATGCGCCCGGTCCCGAAGAGCGCGGCAAGCACGAGTGGGGCAAGCTGGACATGATTTTGCAGTCGTTTGATATCACCCAGGCCGCGCTTGCCAAATACAAGATTGCCGGCTACCCGCCGGATGTGCTCATCGAAGTGCCCAAAACCGTATGCAGCGCCTACGAATTTCACCGTGCCAACGAGCTGATCCGACTGGGACGCCACCTCGCTGACGAGGCGCTTGAACGCTACCTGGGCGCCGCGGCCCGCCGTATTTCACCCTGTGCCGACGCCCCGGATGCCGACTCGGCCAGCGAAGATGCGGAGGATGATACGGTTCGCTAA
- a CDS encoding Smr/MutS family protein: MNRRRHLPDDEDISTFRQALEAAGVRRITTNRANTGKPRPQITDKAARRKAAVENQTLNTTGRTSDGRVEAVRPSEYLEFSVPDLPWRTLNQLKRGQTTWQAGLDLHGYTLEEARIELESFLRDAAAQQLRCVIVVHGKAWGATADFPILKSHTNTWLREWPGVLAFCSATDVDGGTGAVYILLRKPGRG, translated from the coding sequence ATGAACCGCCGCCGCCATTTACCCGACGACGAAGACATCAGCACCTTTCGCCAGGCGCTTGAGGCTGCCGGCGTGCGGCGTATTACCACCAACCGCGCGAATACCGGCAAACCCAGGCCGCAGATAACCGACAAGGCGGCGCGACGCAAGGCGGCGGTAGAAAATCAGACGCTCAACACCACCGGGCGCACCTCGGACGGCCGCGTGGAGGCCGTGCGCCCGTCCGAATATCTTGAGTTTTCCGTACCGGACTTGCCGTGGCGCACGCTCAACCAGCTAAAACGCGGCCAGACCACGTGGCAGGCGGGGCTGGATTTACACGGCTATACGCTGGAAGAAGCCCGCATCGAGCTGGAAAGCTTCCTGCGTGACGCCGCGGCCCAGCAGCTGCGCTGCGTTATTGTGGTGCACGGCAAGGCCTGGGGCGCCACGGCAGATTTCCCCATCCTCAAAAGCCATACCAACACCTGGCTACGCGAATGGCCGGGCGTGCTGGCGTTTTGCTCGGCCACGGACGTGGACGGCGGCACCGGCGCGGTATATATCCTGCTGCGCAAGCCCGGGCGGGGTTAG